TGGAAGCCTGGAATGAAAAGGGTGTCACAACGCTCACACTCGGGCAGTCGAGTTATGATGATATCGCGGGGGGCTTTAAAAAAGGCTTCTGCTTTATCACAACAGCGGTCTGTGAACAGCAGGACAAGCCGGACGACTGTTATGAGCTCAGGACACTCCGCGCCTACAGAGATGATTATATGATGAGTACAGAGGACGGGAAAGCTCTCGTGGAAGAGTATTATGACATAGCGCCCGGTATCGTGCAGATCATCAATATGCAGAAAGACGCAGAACATATATATGAAGCACTGTACAGAGACTGCCTTGCCCCGTGTATCAGCTGTATCGAGGCAGGGGAAAAAGAACGGTGCAAAGAGCTGTACACGCGTATGGTCCGCGGCTTACAGAAAAAATATTTATATTCATAGGAGGACTTGTATGAGCAATTATAAAATGGAAACAAAATGTATCCAGTCAGGATACCAGCCTGGAAACGGAGAGCCTAGAATTCTTCCGATCTACCAGAGCACGACGTTTAAGTATGACAACAGCGAGCAGATGGGACGTCTGTTTGATCTGGAGGAATCCGGCTATTTCTATACAAGACTTCAGAATCCGACCAATGACGCCGTGGCGGCTAAAATCTGTGATATGGAGGGCGGTGTGGCCGCGATGCTCACATCTTCCGGTCAGGCGGCCAGTTTCTATGCCATCATGAATATCGTGGAGGCGGGGGACCATATCGTATGCACGTCAGCGCTT
This is a stretch of genomic DNA from [Clostridium] hylemonae DSM 15053. It encodes these proteins:
- a CDS encoding CFI-box-CTERM domain-containing protein, whose amino-acid sequence is MEQTKQELIQLFEEMLTQIKHFKRKTYEGIFKDCYDKYKGTVAAVARLCEEAPEDEREAVAAELALVIPDYAFEKMQALSKGKKERFSVDYNMNMAVYVVPMLTYTHNEYCEKIASKMVEAWNEKGVTTLTLGQSSYDDIAGGFKKGFCFITTAVCEQQDKPDDCYELRTLRAYRDDYMMSTEDGKALVEEYYDIAPGIVQIINMQKDAEHIYEALYRDCLAPCISCIEAGEKERCKELYTRMVRGLQKKYLYS